The Limosilactobacillus panis DNA segment GCCGGGCCCAGGCAACCGCTGCACTGGCGTTGTAACCCAGTCCCTTTAAGGTGTACCAACCACTGAGGTCAGCCTGAACCTTGAGCTGACTCTCGTCCAGCCGGTGACCATTGATGGATTCATCAATCCCCTGGCCGTTAACCCGGACGGTAGACCAGGCAAAACTTTGCCGACCGTTATGCTGACCATAGACGAAGCCGGTCACGTTGGCCACAGACAAGTGGGCAGCATGAGCAACCGCCCGGCGCATCCGGGCGGTATCCAGAACCGTTCCCAGGCCAATTACCTGCTTAGGCGGGAGGAGTAATTCCTCCTGGAGGAAGGCGGTGATGGATTCGTTCGGGTCAGTTAGGTTGAGGACGATTCCCTTAAAGCCACTCGCTTTGATTTTCGGGGCAATCTTTCTTACTGCCTGACCACTAGTAGTCAGCTCGGCCATCGGCTGTTCTCTAGCTAAGGCACTCTTACCGACCGCCACAACAACAACTTGAGCCCCACCAAGCGCCGCATAGTCCTGGATGGTGATTTTCGGATGATAGGCACTGGCGGTAGCCGCGTCTGCTAGGTCGGTTTGCACTGCTAGGGCACGGTCATCATCCTGGTCGATTAGGACCAACTCATCTGCTTCGCCAGTAACTACCTGTTCATTTGCCAGGAGGCGCCCCACGTGGCCTAATCCAATAATTCCAATTTTTCTCATACCTGCACCTCGCTAATTACAAAGGAGAGGCTGACGCTCTCTACGCCAACCTCTACTTATTTATTTTAAGACGCGTGGTGCTAGTGAAACTTTTCTAGACAATACTCCATATTAGATGCTAAAATTGCCACTTCTAACCGTTCTTGAAAGCCTGCTAAACTTCGCGCACGATTATTTTCGGCATTATAGTATTTTAATAACGAAAAGTCGGTCTCAATCGTTCGGCGAATTGCTTTTAGGATTCGTGAATTATGCTTCTTAGCGCCAGCCATGTTTTGACGAAATGGAGTCCAAAGCTCATAGCCATCACTAACTAGGTCGGTATGAAGCTGACGGCTAACATAGCCAACATCTGCTAATAAAAAGTGCTCAAGTGGCATAGTGTTTAAGATTAATTCTTCGGCGACCTTACTATCATGGACAGAAGCTTTAGTAACGATGTAGTTGAGCAAGTAACCATCACTACTAACAATCATGTGGACTTTAAACCCATAGTAATACTGTTTTTTCGTAGCGTTATAGCCAATATCAGTACTTCCCCGAAAAATCTTGGCTCGATAATTGCGAACTGGATGACAAACTGGTACTGGAAAGCTATCAATAATTAGGAATTGTCCATGTAAATCAACATCTTGGTTTAGCTTTCGCCTAATTAAACTGAGTAACGGTAGTAATTGGCGAGTGCGACGGTTGAAACGTGACCGAGAAATGGAGCTCACCAAGATCATACAAAAGCGTCGTTGCGATTCGATTCCTAACTGAGTTTGGCAAATCAGAAGGGCTATTAGGGTACTATCATCAACTTTAACTTGGTTGATGTTCGGTCGTTGAACGAGCTTTTTAGGTGCATAAAGCTTATACCAGCGATGGCAGGTACGGTTTAATTGAGCAAAATTAACTTGTAAATGATGGCAATAGTGGTTAGACTTAAGAAGGTTCAACATGATTAAGGCTCTTTTCTATTTAAGTTTTGTATCACTTAATAGTCTAACCATGTTGGGCTTTTTTTGTAAAATCAAACATACTAATGAGTACTAGCACCACGCGTATTTTAAGATATTTATTCTTGTGGTTCCTGCAGTTTCTGGGCCTCAGGAAAGGCGCTTAAAACGAATTCACGGGGGCCCTTACTAAAGTCGAGGGGTTCTTCCGCCTGGTACATTTCCTTATGGCCCCCAACATAGAGGGTAACCATATCCGGCTGCAATTCAAACTGAACCCCCAGCTCGATTGCCGCCCGCAACAGGCGTTGGACGTCATCCGAATAGTCCTTGCTGATGGCCTGGAGCGGGTGCTGGTAGTTGATATTGTTGGTGTACCGGTCATTGGCAATCTTCAAGCCGAAAGACAGAAGGTTACCATTTTCGATTCGATCAGCCAGTTGACCACTGATGGTCAGGGTCGGATCCTCCACCCGCCGCTTGACAAAGGTCAACGCCAGTTTGTACTCCCGCGGGGCATTGAACTCTTCCACAAAGGCCTGGAGCTCGTCAATCAGCTTGTTAGCGGCATCCTTCATCCAGCCGGTCTCATCCGTTGGCTTCTGTAGGGCAACCTCGTTATTAAGCTCACGCGCTTTGGTCAGACGTGTCGTCAAGTCATCCGGAAGGGGTGAGACAATGGCGTCCAACAAGAGGAGCTCCAAGAAGTTCAGGGTATCATCACTGATTCCCGTCCGGGAGAGCGGGTCGAGGTCAAAATTGCGGAATTCGAGATAGTCGATTCCGGCTGCCATTACTCCCCGCAAGTCGCGCATATTCTGATCATGATGACGTAGACGAACAGGCCCGAAGAATTCTTTGAGGCTGTAGAAGGTCCCGTTGTCGACGTACTCCTGCAGCTGGTCAACGTGCTCTTCTAGAGAGTTGTAGGTAATCCGTTCACTAGCTTTGTTATCGTCCCCGTACTCGCTGGCCCGAATACTCCGAACCGGAAGCTCAATGTTGTCCGGAAAGCTCTGCGGCATGTCCTCAGCAACCGGGCTGGCCCCATACAGGTAGGTGAACAGCCACTGGTAAAGATAATAGGCCTGGGCGAGTTTGAAGTAGAGGTGGTTACGGAAGTCAACTTCATTGCCGTACTCGTCAATATAAAAGCGCTGGTAGAGCGTTGATACAAGGTCGCTATCCAGACCAAAGTTGATATGGACATCGCCCATGATTTCCTTGGCAACCCCATATTTATTTCCCAGGTAATCATGGTTAGCCTGGGCCCATGGCTTGGTGTAGGCATCCTTTAAGTAGTCCATGTCGTGTTGGTAAACCGGCGCGGGGGCCATGCTAAGTGGCCACAGGCGCTCATCGCTGTGGAGCTGCTCGATCATAATCTGTTCCAGCATCTTCAAGTGAGTTACCGCATGCCGGCTTCCCACTACCGGTGGTGTCTCAAAGTCAATCATGTCATCGGTAAACCCTGAATTCAGGTAAATGTTGTATTGACGCGACCGTAGATTAGCCGGATATGGGTACCGACTGGCCCGGCCGTTCGTCAAGACACGATGCTTTTTAGCTTCTAAGCCGAACTGACAGGCAAACATTTTGGCGTTCAGTTCGGGCTCTTTCAAAGCTGACTTGATTTGGTCATATTTATCAGCCATCTAGCATCCTCCCAATCATAATATATCATTCTCACTCTAACACTTTTGGAACATAATGGACAATCTTTTTAGAGACAATGTTAATAAATTATTTTACTAGATGTCTGTATTAGTCTTTGAAAGTGCCGGCAAAGGATCCTACAAGTCCAGAATTTGCACGGGGTTTCCCCATTCCTTAACGAGCTTGAGGAGACGGTCGACGGGAATGACCACCGTTTTAGTGTTGTCGTTGGGGTGGCAGCCAATTGGTAGACCACTGTGAATAAGATTTCGGTCAAACACAAGAACGATATCATGGCTCTTATCATTAATTAGATTAAGCGGCGAAACCGCCCCACTTCGGATACCTAGGTACTTAGGTAAGTCATCACGTGAAACGAGTGACAGGCGACTAGTGTGGAGGGCCTTGCGTAAGGCGCGAAGGTCTAGCTGATGGTCATCGTGAAAGGTAACCAGGTAGAAGTGATGCTTGCCGTGTAAAAAGAGGTTCTTGGCGCGACCAAAGTGGCAATTGATGTAAATTTTATCTGCCGCTTCCGCAGTATAGACTGGGGGATGGTTAATCAGTTGGTAGTCAATATGGTGTTGGTTAAGCAGGTTAAGAACCTCTTCTGATGGATTATTCATGTTTGTTTTTCCTCAAACAAGTGTATGCAGTTAAGTAGTTTTATTATAGGTTAAGAAGCCACTAACCTAATGATTATTTCCCGGGAAATATGTGACGACTGCTGGTGGATGAACCGCGCGTAGAAAACTTTGGGCTGCGGGAGTTGGGTTGTTCGCAGCCTGCTGGATAAGGTAGCGGATGCGGGATGTAGCAATCCACTGGTCACCGACGAGGGTTTGGGCCATTCTAGGAGCAGCATCTTTGCCATAGCCCTTTCCAGGATGGACACGGTTGAGTTGCCAGCTTGGGTAGGTGATGATTTGGGCGGTGGGGACCCGACTATGCCAGCGGGCCTCGTAATGCCAGCCGGCCGCTACCCAGGTGTATTTGACCTGGACGTAGCCATTCTTGGTCTGGCGCTGGACGGCAGCATAGCGTGGAATCGGCCACGGAGCCAGGTTACGGGAACTAGATGCCGCGCCAAAAACATTTTTGAATGTCGACATGGGTCGCATCTTTGAACGGCACCCCCTCCGCTTCTAGCATGGGTCGTTGGTCAATCCAGCCAGGCACTAACCGACCGTTTGCAGTGACGACCCGGTGGCAGGGATGCTTACCGCACCCGCCAAATTTGCCCAGCGCCTTACCAACGAGGCGGGCGTTGCGCGGGCGGCAAATCATGCGGGCAATCTGGCCATAGGTTGTGACGCACCCGTACGGGATTAAGTCCACTGTGTTTAGGACGTCTTGGGTGAATTGTTTGTCTAGCTTGGTTGCCATGGGGCACCTCTTTTTTGTAACTATAATTCACGTTCTACTTCTATTAGATAAATACAGCTATAAGGTAAGACGTAAGTAATCAGGCATAAATATTTACATTCCACTTCTATTAGATAAATACTAAATGATTGCTTTTAACGTTAGAAGCATTAAGAGTATAGCATTTACATTCCACTTCTATTAGATAAATACGGGTTTTTGATTGCTTTCAAGTGGTGCATGACTACTTGAATTTACATTCCACTTCTATTAGATAAATACTGGTCATCTTAGTGACCATATCTTGGTAAGTTGTATTTACATTCCACTTCTATTAGATAAATACCCACAGGTTAGCCATTCCGGAGTAAGAGTAAAAGACATTTACATTCCACTTCTATTAGATAAATACACTTATCCCAAAAATTGTAGTAGCAAGCCTGTGGCATTTACATTCCACTTCTATTAGATAAATACGCCATTTATCCAAGACAGAGGCTACAACTTGCAAATGATTTACATTCCACTTCTATTAGATAAATACATTACCATTCTCATCTTTTACATAAAGTTTGACGTGATTTACATTCCACTTCTATTAGATAAATACATCGTTTGATTGAAGACTACGCTGTAAAGAACAATGAATTTACATTCCACTTCTATTAGATAAATACCATTCCGGACCAGGCCGGCAAGGAGATCAAAGAGATATTTACATTCCACTTCTATTAGATAAATACGAGCTAGATAAGATTACTTTTGCAAAAGATAACGAGATTTACATTCCACTTCTATTAGATAAATACTGCTTCGGTTGAAGCTGATGGTACGCCTCTTTAAATATTTACATTCCACTTCTATTAGATAAATACCATGCCGTCGTCAAATTCTTCTTCGCCCATTATGAAATTTACATTCCACTTCTATTAGATAAATACAGCACCAGTTTGAGGGGCCTTACCAGCGGACGACTTGATTTACATTCCACTTCTATTAGATAAATACGGCGACCCATACC contains these protein-coding regions:
- a CDS encoding MGMT family protein yields the protein MATKLDKQFTQDVLNTVDLIPYGCVTTYGQIARMICRPRNARLVGKALGKFGGCGKHPCHRVVTANGRLVPGWIDQRPMLEAEGVPFKDATHVDIQKCFWRGI
- a CDS encoding IS982 family transposase; amino-acid sequence: MNLLKSNHYCHHLQVNFAQLNRTCHRWYKLYAPKKLVQRPNINQVKVDDSTLIALLICQTQLGIESQRRFCMILVSSISRSRFNRRTRQLLPLLSLIRRKLNQDVDLHGQFLIIDSFPVPVCHPVRNYRAKIFRGSTDIGYNATKKQYYYGFKVHMIVSSDGYLLNYIVTKASVHDSKVAEELILNTMPLEHFLLADVGYVSRQLHTDLVSDGYELWTPFRQNMAGAKKHNSRILKAIRRTIETDFSLLKYYNAENNRARSLAGFQERLEVAILASNMEYCLEKFH
- a CDS encoding glutamate--cysteine ligase, with the translated sequence MADKYDQIKSALKEPELNAKMFACQFGLEAKKHRVLTNGRASRYPYPANLRSRQYNIYLNSGFTDDMIDFETPPVVGSRHAVTHLKMLEQIMIEQLHSDERLWPLSMAPAPVYQHDMDYLKDAYTKPWAQANHDYLGNKYGVAKEIMGDVHINFGLDSDLVSTLYQRFYIDEYGNEVDFRNHLYFKLAQAYYLYQWLFTYLYGASPVAEDMPQSFPDNIELPVRSIRASEYGDDNKASERITYNSLEEHVDQLQEYVDNGTFYSLKEFFGPVRLRHHDQNMRDLRGVMAAGIDYLEFRNFDLDPLSRTGISDDTLNFLELLLLDAIVSPLPDDLTTRLTKARELNNEVALQKPTDETGWMKDAANKLIDELQAFVEEFNAPREYKLALTFVKRRVEDPTLTISGQLADRIENGNLLSFGLKIANDRYTNNINYQHPLQAISKDYSDDVQRLLRAAIELGVQFELQPDMVTLYVGGHKEMYQAEEPLDFSKGPREFVLSAFPEAQKLQEPQE
- a CDS encoding lactate/malate family dehydrogenase, with the protein product MRKIGIIGLGHVGRLLANEQVVTGEADELVLIDQDDDRALAVQTDLADAATASAYHPKITIQDYAALGGAQVVVVAVGKSALAREQPMAELTTSGQAVRKIAPKIKASGFKGIVLNLTDPNESITAFLQEELLLPPKQVIGLGTVLDTARMRRAVAHAAHLSVANVTGFVYGQHNGRQSFAWSTVRVNGQGIDESINGHRLDESQLKVQADLSGWYTLKGLGYNASAAVAWARRIIRAIFTDEQLGLPVAIFQPQYSTYVSFPALIGRQGVGNLLLLKLYPVEEMAVKTAAADIKQQLATLQELSKEGKADDN
- a CDS encoding YbaK/EbsC family protein; the encoded protein is MNNPSEEVLNLLNQHHIDYQLINHPPVYTAEAADKIYINCHFGRAKNLFLHGKHHFYLVTFHDDHQLDLRALRKALHTSRLSLVSRDDLPKYLGIRSGAVSPLNLINDKSHDIVLVFDRNLIHSGLPIGCHPNDNTKTVVIPVDRLLKLVKEWGNPVQILDL